Proteins from a genomic interval of Musa acuminata AAA Group cultivar baxijiao chromosome BXJ1-9, Cavendish_Baxijiao_AAA, whole genome shotgun sequence:
- the LOC135593604 gene encoding bZIP transcription factor 11-like: MASPGGTSSGSSLLQNSASEEDLQAVMDQKKQKRMKSNRESARRSRMRKQKRLDDLAAQICQLRKENSQILTSSSLTTQHFFAVETENSVLRTQMMELRSRLQSLNEILHCLNGSNTISNGLFCDSNQINNSSITPWNLMCMNQQPIMAFSNIFQY, encoded by the coding sequence ATGGCTTCTCCCGGTGGCACTTCTTCAGGGTCCAGCCTGCTGCAGAACTCAGCCTCCGAGGAGGATCTGCAGGCAGTGATGGACCAGAAGAAGCAAAAGAGAATGAAATCGAACCGCGAGTCCGCGAGGCGGTCAAGGATGCGCAAACAGAAGCGTTTGGATGATCTCGCGGCACAGATATGCCAGCTGAGGAAGGAGAACAGCCAGATCTTGACATCCTCGAGTCTCACCACACAGCACTTTTTTGCCGTGGAGACTGAGAACTCTGTCCTGAGGACTCAGATGATGGAGCTCAGAAGCAGGCTGCAGTCTCTCAATGAGATCCTCCACTGCTTGAACGGAAGCAACACCATCAGCAATGGCCTCTTCTGTGATAGCAATCAGATCAATAACAGCTCCATCACTCCATGGAACCTCATGTGCATGAATCAGCAGCCCATCATGGCCTTCTCAAACATATTTCAGTACTGA
- the LOC135593603 gene encoding receptor-like protein 19: MNVSRSFKHLDLSWNSLSGDIAQILWSLGPLEYLALDGNELNGHISEIVKIFSSSLRYLSLRSKHITGNIPQTMENLTNLEFLDLSDNNIIRGIPTVFCDLINLESLRLSKNNISGQIPETIGNLTNLEYLDLSYNKITGGIPTAFGNLGQLESLSLLNNNISGQIPEIIGNLTNLKYLNLSSNNIIRGIPIAFGDLIKLENLNLLGNKISGQIPETIGNLTNLKYLDISFNNIIGGIPMAFGNLINLESLLLRKNNISRQIPKIIGNLTNLEYFDLSYNNIVGSIPMNFDNLNNLKSLDLSQNKISGQIPGTIENLQNIQSLYLYDNFIIGQIPETFNRLYNLQLLDVSRNHLTRLVAETLNGLCNLSFIDLSHNHIGGELSDLIDSLLHCEQRATLYLSISGNNLSGIVPSSMGELSALQVLDLSSNLLEGNITEAHFSKLTNLEHLDISYNSFNVILSNDWLPPFNANLIIMSSCHLGTRFPVWIQTQTNLKYLSLSEVGLSGNLPTWFSDISTSLWYLNLSSNNLNGPLPTAPPGEVIDLSNNSFVGPIPLSFANGPYLQILSLAHNNINGSFFSFFCNLNSLRVLDLSNNNLSGKVSKCHKSFPTSLQSLHLNHNNLSGRFPSFLKHCEQLVTLDLGENNLFDEIPIWMGENLLSLRVLSLKSNLFYGTIPVHIANLTSLQVLDLSSNNLSGSIPSSLGNYNAMVEIRHDTTSLLHLVDGGYYGESIVITAKGYDIQYTTILSLVTSIDLSNNNLSGEIPRELTNLHGLHFLNLSKNHLRGTIPEKIGSMEQLESLDLSMNNLTGDIPSSFSSLNFLSHLNLSHNNLSGRIPTAGGQMSTFIDDPSIYDGNEYLCGTPLPECPGDAAHQSPPHEQEEKNGDRLETVWEITSIVMGFVVGFWSFVGTMIMKQSIRIAFFRFFDKAYDWCYVQLAVGCARLKSKRQSVT; encoded by the coding sequence ATGAATGTGAGCAGGAGCTTCAAGCATTTGGATTTAAGTTGGAATTCATTAAGTGGAGATATTGCACAAATCTTGTGGAGTCTTGGACCTCTGGAGTACCTTGCATTAGATGGTAACGAGCTCAATGGACATATTTcagaaatagtgaaaattttctcAAGTAGCTTGCGATATTTAAGTTTGAGATCCAAACACATTACCGGAAACATTCCACAAACTATGGAGAATCTCACCAATTTGGAATTCTTGGATCTCTCAGACAATAACATTATTAGAGGTATACCAACAGTTTTTTGTGATCTCATCAACTTGGAAAGCTTAAGATTATCGAAAAATAATATTTCAGGACAAATACCAGAAACTATTGGGAATCTCACCAATTTGGAATACTTGGATCTCTCATACAATAAAATTACTGGAGGTATACCAACAGCTTTTGGTAATCTTGGCCAGTTGGAGAGCTTGTCATTATTGAATAATAATATTTCAGGACAAATACCAGAAATTATTGGGAATCTCACTAATTTGAAATACTTGAATCTCTCAAGCAATAACATTATTAGAGGTATACCAATAGCTTTTGGTGATCTCATtaaattggagaacttgaacttgttAGGAAATAAGATTTCAGGACAAATACCAGAAACCATTGGGAATCTCACGAATTTGAAATACTTGGATATCTCATTCAACAACATTATCGGTGGTATACCAATGGCTTttggtaatctcatcaacttggAGAGTTTATTATTGCGGAAAAATAATATTTCAAGACAAATACCAAAAATTATTGGGAATCTCACAAATTTGGAATACTTTGATCTTTCATACAACAACATTGTTGGAAGTATACCAATGAATTTTGATAATCTTAACAACTTGAAGAGCTTGGATTTGTCACAAAATAAGATTTCAGGACAAATACCAGGAACTATTGAGAATCTCCAAAATATACAATCTCTATATttatatgataattttattattggGCAGATACCAGAGACCTTCAACAGACTCTACAACTTGCAATTATTGGATGTATCACGTAACCACTTAACAAGGTTAGTAGCTGAGACTTTGAATGGGCTCTGCAATTTGAGTTTTATAGATTTGTCACATAACCATATTGGTGGAGAGTTAAGCGATCTAATTGATAGTTTACTACATTGTGAACAAAGAGCCACTCTATATTTATCTATTAGTGGCAACAATTTGAGTGGGATTGTCCCTTCAAGTATGGGTGAATTATCTGCATTACAAGTATTAGACCTCTCCTCAAACTTGTTGGAAGGTAATATCACTGAAGCACACTTTTCCAAACTCACCAACTTGGAACACTTGGACATATCTTACAACTCCTTTAATGTGATCCTATCTAATGATTGGCTTCCACCTTTTAATGCCAACCTTATTATCATGAGCTCATGTCATTTGGGAACTAGATTTCCTGTTTGGATTCAAACACAAACAAATTTGAAATATCTTTCTTTATCTGAAGTTGGACTCTCCGGTAACCTTCCAACTTGGTTTTCAGATATCTCAACAAGTTTGTGGTATCTTAACTTGAGTTCCAATAACTTGAATGGCCCACTACCCACTGCTCCTCCCGGGGAAGTAATCGATCTCTCCAATAACTCATTTGTTGGACCCATTCCGTTGAGTTTTGCAAATGGCCCATACCTTCAAATTTTGTCTTTAGCTCATAACAATATCAATGgtagttttttttcctttttctgtaaTCTTAATTCTCTCCGAGTCCTCGACCTATCAAACAATAATTTATCTGGGAAAGTCTCAAAGTGTCATAAATCATTCCCAACTTCTTTACAATCTTTGCATCTGAACCACAACAACTTGTCTGGAAGATTTCCTTCCTTCCTGAAACATTGTGAACAATTGGTTACTCTCGATCTTGGTGAAAATAATTTGTTTGATGAAATACCAATATGGATGGGAGAAAATCTTTTATCCTTGAGAGTTCTTAGTTTGAAGTCAAACCTATTTTATGGTACTATTCCAGTGCACATAGCAAATCTTACTTCTCTCCAAGTTTTGGATCTTTCTTCCAACAATCTTTCTGGTAGCATACCTTCATCTCTTGGAAATTATAATGCTATGGTTGAGATACGGCATGATACTACATCGTTGCTTCATCTTGTTGATGGTGGTTATTATGGCGAGAGCATAGTAATAACAGCAAAAGGATATGACATCCAATACACCACAATTCTCTCACTTGTAACGAGCATAGACCTATCAAACAATAATCTTTCCGGCGAGATCCCAAGAGAGCTAACAAACCTGCATGGATTGCATTTCTTGAACTTATCCAAGAATCATCTGAGAGGAACCATTCCAGAAAAGATTGGTTCCATGGAACAACTGgaatcacttgacttatcgatgaATAATCTCACAGGAGATATTCCTTCCAGCTTTTCATCTCTCAACTTCCTAAGCCACTTGAATCTCTCTCACAATAACTTGTCAGGAAGAATTCCAACAGCCGGTGGTCAAATGTCGACCTTCATTGACGACCCGTCAATCTACGATGGTAATGAATACCTTTGTGGTACGCCACTGCCAGAGTGCCCtggtgatgcagctcatcaaagtccACCTCATGAACAGGAAGAGAAAAACGGTGACAGGCTTGAAACAGTGTGGGAAATTACCAGCATCGTCATGGGTTTTGTGGTTGGTTTTTGGAGTTTTGTTGGAACAATGATCATGAAACAGAGCATAAGGATTGCGTTCTTTCGATTTTTCGACAAGGCTTACGATTGGTGCTACGTGCAGTTGGCAGTCGGATGTGCAAGGTTAAAGTCCAAACGGCAAAGTGTGACTTGA